One region of Gouania willdenowi chromosome 13, fGouWil2.1, whole genome shotgun sequence genomic DNA includes:
- the p2ry6 gene encoding P2Y purinoceptor 3, with translation MPHLFTSLPTEAPTSKTFSLDPFSVDTHATDSFTAANTSVVGFLRCTYKEDFKRILLPAVYSVVFLLGLPLNAAVILKIWATRPNLSKSNIYMLNLAIADFLYVMSLPLLIYNYGSHDYWPFGELTCKLVRFQFYSNLHGSILFLTCISVQRYMGICHPLAMWHKQGGRRFTWCICLGVWVVVAILCAPTFHFAATGTQRNRTVCYDLSTPKRSVDYYPYGMALTCLGFLVPFVGVMLCYCRMVHILCRPVLYQGVSTATGDKRGKAVRMIMVVAVVFCISFLPFHLTKTMYLVVRTVPGASCKTRNLFSIIYKSTRPFASMNSFLDPILFYFTQPHYRQSTRNFMLKVTTLRDKGTNV, from the exons ATGCCACATCTTTTCACCTCCCTCCCCACAGAAGCTCCCACCTCTAAAACCTTCTCCTTGGACCCGTTCTCTGTGGACACACACGCTACTGACAGCTTCACTGCTGCCAACACTAGTGTGGTTGGTTTCCTGCGCTGCACGTACAAAGAGGACTTCAAGCGTATCTTACTGCCTGCTGTTTACTCTGTGGTCTTCCTGCTCGGCCTGCCGCTCAATGCTGCTGTCATACTGAAGATATGGGCGACCAGGCCAAACCTGTCCAAAAGCAACATCTACATGCTCAACCTGGCCATAGCAGACTTTCTATATGTGATGTCACTTCCTTTACTGATCTACAACTATGGCAGTCATGACTACTGGCCCTTTGGGGAGCTTACCTGCAAACTGGTCAGGTTCCAGTTCTACAG TAACCTACATGGTAGCATCCTGTTCCTCACCTGCATCAGCGTACAGCGCTACATGGGCATATGCCATCCTCTTGCAATGTGGCATAAGCAGGGTGGACGCAGGTTCACATGGTGCATCTGCTtaggggtgtgggtggtggtcgCCATCCTGTGTGCTCCAACCTTCCACTTTGCTGCTACAGGAACCCAGAGGAACCGCACGGTTTGCTACGATCTGAGTACACCAAAGCGATCTGTGGATTACTATCCATACGGAATGGCTCTGACCTGCCTGGGCTTCCTGGTGCCTTTTGTGGGTGTGATGCTGTGTTACTGCCGGATGGTCCACATCCTCTGCCGTCCCGTCCTTTACCAGGGCGTCTCCACGGCAACCGGGGACAAACGGGGCAAGGCAGTGAGGATGATCATGGTTGTGGCGGTGGTGTTCTGCATCAGCTTCCTCCCCTTTCACCTCACCAAGACCATGTACCTGGTGGTGCGCACCGTCCCCGGAGCGTCCTGCAAGACAAGGAACCTGTTCTCCATCATCTATAAAAGCACCAGACCCTTCGCCAGCATGAACAGCTTCCTCGATCCGATTCTCTTTTACTTCACACAGCCACATTATCGACAGAGCACCAGGAATTTCATGCTGAAAGTCACTACTCTGAGGGACAAAGGCACTAATGTGTGA